A region of the Chryseobacterium gotjawalense genome:
CTTTCGTGTGACCATTATTAGTAAATAGCAGTTTCATTAAAAGTAAAAATAATTTCAAAACAAAGATCTTACTCAATATTTTGTGTTGTTTTTCTGTTTTTATTGCGAAAATATCTATAATTCAAAATTATTATTACGGAATATTAAAAAAACACATATCTTAGATTCAATAAAAAAAGCACGGTAATCATGAAAGAATAATTCTACTTTTTAAAACCGAAAAAATGAAAACAATTATTTACACTGCGCTTTTAGGAATCCTATCTCTCGGTTGCGACCGAGCCACAAACGTAGATGTTACTTCAGACAACACGCTTCCACCAATTACCCAATCTGGCGCTAATACATTTGGATGCAAACTAAACGGCGTTGTCTTTGTCCCGAATAAAGCCATTGGTTCAACAGTAGTTGAAAAGCCAATAATTTTTTATGGATATTATATTGATATTCCGAATCAGTCTAGTCGGATGTCAGTAATGCGACAAACGAATTTAAAAAACCTCTTAACTGTTGAGATTTATATGTATAGATTTTCAGCAGTCGGTGTTGGCGATTATATATTCGATAACGCTTATTATTTCAACGATAATAATCAGCCTTTTAATTCATACCTAAGATGTATTGCAAAAAGTCCCGCAACAGCAGAATGGAAAACCTATGGCAGTTACAATAATTCAGGTAAACTAACAATTTCAAGGTTTGATATAAATGGATGTTCCGGGACTTTTTATGGAAAACTTAAAGAACAGAATGGTAATGAAGAAATTGAAATTACCGACGGAAGATTTGATTTTAATTATAAAACACTATAAACATGAAAAAATAATTCTACTTTTTTAGATTTTTGATCTAAATCTATCCTCGTCGCAAAAATATCATTTAACTTTATCTAAGTTTTAAAACCAAAAAAATGAAAACAATTATTTACACCACACTTTTAGGAATCTTATCTCTCGGTTGCGACCGAGCCACCAACGTAGATGTTCCTTCAGATAACACACTGCCGCCAATAACCCAATCTGGCGCCAATACATTCGGCTGCAAACTAAATAGCGTTGTCTTTATCCCAACCAAAGCCATTGGTTCGACAGTAGTTGAAAAGCCAATACATTTTTACGGATATTATATTGATACGCCGAATCATTCAAATAAAATATCAGCATTGCGACAAACAAATTTAAAAAATCTTTTAAACGTTGAGATTTATATGTATAAATTTTCAGTAATAGGTGTTGGTGATTATATATTTGACAACGCTTATTACTTCGACGACAATAATCAACCATTTAATTCATACCTAAGATGTATCGCAAAGAGTCCCGCAACAGGGGAATGGAAAACTTATGGCAGTTTTAATAATTCTGGTAAAGTAACAATTTCACGATTTGATCTAAATGGATGTTCCGGAACTTTTTATGGAAAACTTAAAGAGCAGAATGGTAATGAAGAAATTGAAATTACCGACGGAAGATTTGATTTTAATTATAAAACACTGTAAATATGAAAAAAATAATTCTACTTTTTTAGATTTTTGATCTAAATCTATCCTCTTCCTTTCGTATAACCGTCATTAGTAAATAGCAGTTTCATCAAAAGTAAAAATCATTTCAAAACAAAGATTTTATTCAATATTTTGTGTTGTTTATCTGTGTTTATTACGAAAACACCTATAGTTTAAATAATTATTGTGGAATTATAAAATTAATATATCTTTATAATCAACCAAAAAAAATATCTTTTTATGAAAACTCTACTCTTCTTAGCCTTAGCTTGTATAGGGCTTTTTTCTTCCTGCAAAGACCGCGATGCAGACCCAAATACTCTTCCCGAAGCCACACAATCTGGAAAAAATACTTTTGGTGTGAAAATAAACGGAAAAGCCTATACTCCAAAATCTTCTAAGAATGATCTATCCAATATTGGATATCCAACTTACAATGGGGTTTGGGATGATTTTTCCTATGATGAGAACAAAACATTTTCACCTTTAGTAAGTCTTGATAACGTAAATCTTACGAGGATAATCCTTCGTATAAATGACCCCAAAGGAATAACCTCAAAAGAATATATGTTGAACGGACAGGATCAGAACAACCCTCAAGGTCGAATAACAATAGGATATCTTATATATGAAACTACAACGTTGAAAAAACAATACAACGCAATTCCCAATAGTGGATCAATAATTATCACTAAAAATGATAATAATGTTATCAGCGGCGTATTTTCAGGTAAATTACAAAATGTTTCCGACGCAAATGACAAATTGGAAATTACGGAAGGAAGATTTGATTTTAATAAAAATACCATCAATGACTATAAATTCCCATAAGTAACAAATTGCAAACATTACCGCTTTCAATAAAAATAATTAACCACAAAATCAATAAAAAATTATGAGAAAAATATATTCGCTAATTCTCTTGTTAGGTCTTCAAATCCTTTATGGTCAAAGTTTTAATTGGGACATTGCTTTATCACAAATATACACTCCTGTAAGCGGAACATCTCCGAAAAAAGTGCTTTTAGACAAAGCACCGATATTTGCAGATCTCTACAATTTTAATTATCCAGAATACAACACAAGTAATTCGGATCATTTTCAGCAAGCTCTTACTGAGCTAAACATGGCTTCGAACAATATTTTTACCAATCAGAATTCATTTCCTGACTTCATCCAAATTTGCAACACCGCAAATGAAATACCTATTGGTATTTTAAGTGTAAAATCTTCTTATCTTAATTATGATGAAGAAGATAATAGCAATGGTAATCTCCAACTTATTAATAATGTATTTCATCCTATTAATAGTTCCGTCCCAAACTTTATAGAGAAAGATTTACTTGTAATATCTCCCTTATTTCCTGCATTCAGCAGTTTAAGTAACTCCTATAATTTTAAAATTGATGCTTCACAATTTTATCAGTATATAAATAATGTTAAAAAATTAGATGCTGATTTTGGGGATGGGGTATGGCGAAACCTAATAACTGATTATTTAATCCAACCCTCCGTTTCTGTCAACATTCCTACCTCTGGAGTACAAAAACAAAAAATTAGCTTTAGAACAACATTAGAAAATGGCAGTCAAATTACAACTTATTCAGAAATATTGCTAAGCAAGAAAACAGATAGTGTACTATTATCAAAAAAAACTGAATCTTGCAGTATTTCATCCCTTTTGAAACATCGTTCTACAATTGCAGATGCAGTGGGAGTAAAAGGCGAAATTGAATATAAAATTTGGTATGGAAATCAAAACAGCACTTGTAACATCAGAAAGCCAATTATCATCGTAGATGGTTTTGATCCGGGTGATAAAAGGCGAATTGATTATAATGATTGTTACGAGGATGATAGATGCAAATATGAAGGTATGAAAATTGAAACTTACGGGTCTTTATCAAAATTAATGGAATATAGTGAAGGCTCGCTAATCGACAAACTAAATGAAAAAAACTTTGATGTTATATTGGTTAATCTCCCCTATTATAACAAAATACAAAACAATCCCAACTCCGAAGTAATCTGCGCTGGAGCAGATGATATTGTAAGAAACGCATATACTGTTGCGTCTTTTATTCAGAAAATTAATTCAGATTTACAAACGGTTAGTAGTTCAGAAAAATTAGTAGTGGTGGGTCCGAGTATGGGTGGTCTTATTACAAGATATGCATTGGCATATTTGGAAAAACAAGGCATTAATCACAATACAAAAGTATGGGTTTCTATGGACAGTCCTCATCAAGGAGCAAATATTCCACTGGCAATACAAGAAGATATTTGGTTTTTTGCAAAAATGTTAAAACAAAATAGCGCTGACGAACAATTTACAAAAACACTTCATTCACCTGCAGCAGAACAGATGCTCATAGACATTGTGAAAAATGATGGCTTCCCTTACAAGAATCAAAACAATACCACTTTCTTAGCTTATGTTAAAAATAACGGAGTGGCTGGTTCGGATGGCTTTCCGGTTTCGTATGGTATTAAGAACATTGCAATTACAAACGGCTCTTTAAGTGGAGTTAAAAATGTAAATCCAAAAGAAAATTTTTTACATATAAAAGCAAGTGCCAAAATCAGATTATTAGGAATTAGAGTAGGTAGAAAAAGAATTTTCAGGGTCAATAATTATTATATGTCCAACCAAGGCGAAAGTTTACTATTAGTTCAGAACCAAGGGAGAAATCCTGATAAAAATGTTAGCAACATAGACTATACCACTACAATAATTTCTGCTTGGGACAGTAATGGTAGTATGGATGCTGTTCCAGGAGGGAATACAAATTCCGCAAATGATTTAAAGGAGCAAGTTAATGCCAGTTTGGAAGGGACTAATGCTTTTTCTTTTCCCATTTCCTTTGGTAATTGGTTTATTCTTCCCGCTTTAACCACAGATAAAAACTTAATTATTGATAGAGTAATTCCGTCTACCAAAGAAGCCATAATTATACCTCAAACTTTCATTCCGATGCATTCTGCGTTAGACACCAGCGGTTTCTCGGATTGGTATCAACCTATCACAAAAAATATATCATGTAGTGGTCAAACAAGGTTCGATAGCTTTTATGGTGAAAACTTTAATATGGAACATGTTTCTTTTACTCCAAACATGGTTAATTGGCTACTTAAATCAATAACAGAGGGCATACAGGATCCTTACTTTCCTATAGAATCAACCCAATTCAATGGCTCGAATATAATTTGTGAAAATTCTACAAGCACTTATAGTTTTCCAGATCCTTGCAAACTTCCAAGCACCCCCACTTGGTCTTTAAGCAACACAAACGCCCAAATAATTTCTTCCACAGCAAGTTCAGTTACCCTACAAGGAATTTCAAATGGGCTTGTGATACTCACCGCAACATTTCAAAACGGGCAAACGTTCACTAAAAAGATCTGGATAGGAAAACCTTTCTTTGATGTCACCCAAATAGATGACCCAACTTATTATAACGAATCCCATTTCTATTTAGATGGTGGAGTAAATCATCCAATAGAATCACAAGGCATCACCAATATTAAATGGACGAAAGTTTCCGCAAACCCTTCACATGTCAGATTATTTGCCATGCAAAACAATCCGGAAGCATGGGCAATGGGCGATAATAACTCGTGGACGATGGATATAAAAGTAGAAGCAACCAACGCCTGCGGAACAACTGAATTCTTTACAACAATAATGCCTCCTCCTGCACTGCCTTGCGAAATATACAATCTTGTTAAAGATGGCGAAACCTCCAATAGCTATTCCGTCTTAAG
Encoded here:
- a CDS encoding T9SS type A sorting domain-containing protein gives rise to the protein MRKIYSLILLLGLQILYGQSFNWDIALSQIYTPVSGTSPKKVLLDKAPIFADLYNFNYPEYNTSNSDHFQQALTELNMASNNIFTNQNSFPDFIQICNTANEIPIGILSVKSSYLNYDEEDNSNGNLQLINNVFHPINSSVPNFIEKDLLVISPLFPAFSSLSNSYNFKIDASQFYQYINNVKKLDADFGDGVWRNLITDYLIQPSVSVNIPTSGVQKQKISFRTTLENGSQITTYSEILLSKKTDSVLLSKKTESCSISSLLKHRSTIADAVGVKGEIEYKIWYGNQNSTCNIRKPIIIVDGFDPGDKRRIDYNDCYEDDRCKYEGMKIETYGSLSKLMEYSEGSLIDKLNEKNFDVILVNLPYYNKIQNNPNSEVICAGADDIVRNAYTVASFIQKINSDLQTVSSSEKLVVVGPSMGGLITRYALAYLEKQGINHNTKVWVSMDSPHQGANIPLAIQEDIWFFAKMLKQNSADEQFTKTLHSPAAEQMLIDIVKNDGFPYKNQNNTTFLAYVKNNGVAGSDGFPVSYGIKNIAITNGSLSGVKNVNPKENFLHIKASAKIRLLGIRVGRKRIFRVNNYYMSNQGESLLLVQNQGRNPDKNVSNIDYTTTIISAWDSNGSMDAVPGGNTNSANDLKEQVNASLEGTNAFSFPISFGNWFILPALTTDKNLIIDRVIPSTKEAIIIPQTFIPMHSALDTSGFSDWYQPITKNISCSGQTRFDSFYGENFNMEHVSFTPNMVNWLLKSITEGIQDPYFPIESTQFNGSNIICENSTSTYSFPDPCKLPSTPTWSLSNTNAQIISSTASSVTLQGISNGLVILTATFQNGQTFTKKIWIGKPFFDVTQIDDPTYYNESHFYLDGGVNHPIESQGITNIKWTKVSANPSHVRLFAMQNNPEAWAMGDNNSWTMDIKVEATNACGTTEFFTTIMPPPALPCEIYNLVKDGETSNSYSVLRVIEPPCLSNKTVTSRQGDQYQITVANSLGIIVILKTGDTFDLSSFPTGMYVVNIQKDNQVIINQTLIKH